Proteins from a genomic interval of Narcine bancroftii isolate sNarBan1 chromosome 12, sNarBan1.hap1, whole genome shotgun sequence:
- the LOC138747584 gene encoding ADP-ribosylation factor-like protein 5B isoform X2, with the protein MGMFLAKLMGLFCNQEHKVIIVGLDNAGKTTILYQFLMNEVVHTSPTIGSNVEEIVVKNTHFLMWDIGGQDMLRSMWSTYYTNTEFVILVVDSTDRERLTLTKEELYKMLAHEDLKKAAVLVFANKQDMKNSMTAAEISKFLTLTSIKDHPWHVQACCALTGEGLGQGLEWMTMKTAAK; encoded by the exons ATGGGGATGTTCCTGGCCAAGCTGATGGGGCTCTTCTGTAACCAGG AGCACAAAGTTATCATCGTTGGTCTGGATAATGCCGGGAAAACAACTATCCTTTATCAGTT CCTAATGAATGAGGTGGTCCACACATCTCCCACAATCGGCAGCAACGTGGAAGAAATAGTTGTAAAGAACACTCATTTCCTAATGTGGGATATTGGTGGGCAAGACATGCTGCGTTCAATGTGGAGTACATATTACACCAACACAGAG ttcGTCATTCTAGTTGTGGACAGCACAGACCGAGAGCGACTCACACTTACAAAAGAGGAACTCTACAAAATGCTGGCACATGAG gacctcaagaaggcagctgtgCTAGTGTTTGCCAATAAGCAGGATATGAAGAACTCCATGACTGCAGCTGAAATTTCCAAGTTTCTAACACTAACATCCATCAAAGACCATCCATGGCACGTACAGGCCTGTTGTGCACTCACAGGCGAGGG GTTAGGTCAAGGTCTAGAATGGATGACTATGAAAACAGCAGCAAAATAG
- the LOC138747584 gene encoding ADP-ribosylation factor-like protein 5B isoform X3, producing the protein MGMFLAKLMGLFCNQEHKVIIVGLDNAGKTTILYQFLMNEVVHTSPTIGSNVEEIVVKNTHFLMWDIGGQDMLRSMWSTYYTNTEFVILVVDSTDRERLTLTKEELYKMLAHEDLKKAAVLVFANKQDMKNSMTAAEISKFLTLTSIKDHPWHVQACCALTGEGENFMD; encoded by the exons ATGGGGATGTTCCTGGCCAAGCTGATGGGGCTCTTCTGTAACCAGG AGCACAAAGTTATCATCGTTGGTCTGGATAATGCCGGGAAAACAACTATCCTTTATCAGTT CCTAATGAATGAGGTGGTCCACACATCTCCCACAATCGGCAGCAACGTGGAAGAAATAGTTGTAAAGAACACTCATTTCCTAATGTGGGATATTGGTGGGCAAGACATGCTGCGTTCAATGTGGAGTACATATTACACCAACACAGAG ttcGTCATTCTAGTTGTGGACAGCACAGACCGAGAGCGACTCACACTTACAAAAGAGGAACTCTACAAAATGCTGGCACATGAG gacctcaagaaggcagctgtgCTAGTGTTTGCCAATAAGCAGGATATGAAGAACTCCATGACTGCAGCTGAAATTTCCAAGTTTCTAACACTAACATCCATCAAAGACCATCCATGGCACGTACAGGCCTGTTGTGCACTCACAGGCGAGGG